The proteins below are encoded in one region of Anaerobaca lacustris:
- a CDS encoding RNA polymerase sigma factor produces the protein MAYAELVERHYAKVFLVCLGVLGNVHDAEDVAQDAMIAGFEKIHQLRDAGQFGPWIARIARNLSVNFVRRRAVVEKTLDRKPPGLVEPVGPDDALQQAVARLPVELRLPLVMYYFDGKDVKSVARTLDISTSGVYLKLKTAIGRLHEILTADGEQP, from the coding sequence TTGGCGTACGCCGAGCTGGTCGAGAGGCACTACGCCAAGGTGTTTCTCGTGTGCCTGGGCGTGCTCGGCAACGTCCACGACGCCGAGGATGTGGCGCAAGATGCGATGATAGCAGGGTTTGAGAAGATTCACCAGCTCCGCGACGCCGGGCAGTTCGGCCCCTGGATTGCCCGAATCGCCAGGAACTTGAGCGTCAACTTCGTTCGCAGGAGGGCGGTGGTTGAGAAGACATTGGATCGCAAACCGCCGGGGCTGGTCGAGCCGGTCGGGCCGGATGACGCGTTGCAGCAAGCCGTCGCCAGGCTTCCTGTGGAGCTGCGGCTGCCGTTGGTCATGTACTACTTCGACGGCAAGGACGTCAAATCCGTCGCCAGGACGCTCGACATTTCGACCTCGGGCGTCTACCTGAAACTGAAAACCGCGATCGGGCGACTCCACGAAATCCTGACCGCAGATGGAGAGCAGCCATGA